A window of the Alnus glutinosa chromosome 4, dhAlnGlut1.1, whole genome shotgun sequence genome harbors these coding sequences:
- the LOC133866039 gene encoding MFP1 attachment factor 1-like → MSNSEIPAAPPQEPDSAPEPAPEMEAERQEKHSQEPSNNISSLTFSIWPPTQRTRDAVVNRLVETLSTVSVLSKRYGTLPQDEASVAARLIEEEAFAAAAGGSFSAEDDGIEILQVYSREISRRMLDTVKNRAASGSAADTTMPLTASPSVAPATTTTTVSEDDSSAVTDS, encoded by the coding sequence ATGTCGAACTCAGAGATCCCCGCCGCGCCACCGCAAGAGCCGGACTCAGCCCCGGAACCAGCGCCAGAGATGGAAGCTGAGCGCCAAGAAAAACACAGCCAGGAGCCGAGCAACAACATCAGCAGCCTCACATTCAGCATATGGCCCCCGACGCAGCGCACCCGCGACGCCGTCGTGAACCGCCTCGTTGAGACGCTCTCGACCGTCTCCGTTCTCTCCAAGCGCTACGGCACTCTGCCTCAGGACGAGGCCTCCGTCGCCGCTCGTCTCATCGAGGAAGAGGCGTTCGCCGCCGCCGCAGGCGGCTCCTTTTCCGCCGAGGACGACGGTATTGAGATCCTCCAGGTCTACTCAAGGGAGATCAGTCGCCGCATGCTCGATACTGTCAAGAACCGCGCCGCTTCGGGCTCTGCCGCTGACACCACTATGCCGCTGACTGCGAGCCCGTCTGTGGCAcccgccaccaccaccaccactgtCAGTGAAGATGACTCGTCCGCTGTGACCGATTCTTGA
- the LOC133866467 gene encoding cytochrome P450 81C13-like, translated as MENFYCYLAFFLSVFFIIKLLHSHNQKLPPTPFALPIIGHAHLLKQPLYRTLETLSSQYGPMLYLKFGSRSILVLSSPSLVEECFTKNDVIFANRPRTMAGDHFTYNLTSPVWAPYGHLWRNLRRILAVEIFSQINLQRSSIVRQEEVHSLLRQIFKVSNGGPQRLELSYLFSLLMFNIMMRMVAGKPCVGEEAAASMDVGKQHLKEFRENYAANLSMNICDFFPILRWVGYKGLEKSMIRLQRKRDKFFRVLIEEIKQKKASSLNTTTITDVEKKRTLIETLLSLRESEPELCSDDVIKSLVLVMFVAGTDTSSTTMEWAMSLLLNHPEALQKVKAEIESQVGHGRLLNDSDLPKLPYLRCVINEALRLYPAVPLLLPHFSSKDSTLGAFQIPGGTILLVNAWGIHRDPKLWEEPASFKPERFEAFDGERERFKFVPFGTGRRACPAAGMGMRTMSLALGALIQCFDWKRVGKERVDMSPGSGFLLSKAEPLEAVCSPRQSMTTILSQL; from the exons ATGGAGAACTTCTACTGTTACCTTGCTTTCTTCCTCTCTGTTTTTTTCATCATCAAACTTCTACACTCACACAACCAAAAATTACCGCCGACTCCATTTGCTCTGCCAATAATCGGACATGCCCACCTCCTTAAACAACCTCTCTACCGAACACTAGAGACCCTGTCATCGCAGTATGGTCCAATGCTTTACCTTAAATTTGGTTCCCGGTCTATCCTCGTACTATCTTCTCCTTCCCTTGTTGAAGAATGCTTCACCAAGAATGACGTAATATTTGCAAATCGCCCCCGCACAATGGCCGGAGATCATTTCACTTACAACTTAACTTCTCCTGTCTGGGCTCCATATGGCCACCTGTGGCGAAACCTCCGCCGCATCTTGGCCGTTGAGATCTTCTCTCAGATCAACCTCCAGAGGTCTTCCATCGTCCGACAAGAAGAAGTTCACTCCCTTCTCCGCCAAATATTCAAAGTCTCAAACGGAGGACCCCAAAGGTTGGAGTTAAGTTATTTGTTCTCACTTTTGATGTTCAATATAATGATGAGGATGGTTGCTGGCAAGCCCTGCGTCGGAGAGGAGGCGGCGGCAAGCATGGATGTGGGAAAGCAACATCTCAAAGAATTCAGGGAGAATTACGCTGCAAACTTGTCTATGAATATATGTGATTTCTTTCCGATTTTGAGGTGGGTTGGTTACAAAGGGTTGGAGAAGAGTATGATCAGGCTGCAGAGGAAGAGAGACAAATTCTTCAGGGTTTTGATAGAAGAGATTAAGCAAAAGAAAGCTAGTTCCTTGAATACCACTACTATAACGGACGTGGAAAAGAAGAGAACGCTGATTGAAACTCTTTTGTCTCTTCGTGAATCAGAACCTGAACTATGTTCAGATGATGTCATAAAAAGCCTCGTTTTG gTTATGTTTGTTGCGGGAACAGATACATCATCAACAACCATGGAATGGGCAATGTCACTGCTTCTGAATCATCCAGAGGCATTGCAGAAGGTTAAAGCAGAGATTGAGAGCCAGGTTGGACATGGGCGCTTGCTAAATGACTCTGATCTTCCCAAGCTTCCCTATCTTCGCTGTGTCATCAATGAGGCACTTAGACTATATCCTGCCGTCCCACTTTTGTTACCCCACTTTTCCTCAAAAGACTCCACTTTGGGGGCGTTTCAGATACCAGGAGGGACGATTTTGTTGGTGAATGCATGGGGCATTCATAGGGATCCCAAGCTGTGGGAGGAGCCCGCCAGTTTCAAGCCAGAGAGATTTGAAGCGTTCgacggagaaagagagaggttcAAATTCGTTCCGTTTGGAACAGGGAGGAGGGCATGCCCCGCCGCCGGCATGGGCATGCGGACAATGTCATTGGCACTGGGTGCACTCATTCAGTGCTTTGATTGGAAAAGGGTTGGGAAGGAGAGGGTGGACATGAGCCCAGGATCAGGATTTCTTCTGTCAAAGGCTGAGCCTTTGGAGGCTGTTTGTAGTCCACGCCAATCCATGACTACCATCCTCTCTCAACTTTGA
- the LOC133866452 gene encoding cytochrome P450 81C13-like, with protein sequence MENFYCYLAFFLSVVFFIIKLLHSHNQKLPPTPFALPIIGHAHLLKQPLYRTLETLSSQYGPMLYLKFGSRSILVLSSPSLVEECFTKNDVIFANRPRTMAGDHFTYNLTSPVWAPYGHLWRNLRRILAVEIFSQINLQRSSIVRQEEVHSLLRQIFKVSNRGPQRLELRYLFSLLMFNIVMRMVAGKPCVGEEEAAASMDVGKQHLKEFRETYAANLSMNICDFFPILRWVGYKGLEKSMIRLQKKRDKFFRVLIEEIKQKKASSLNTTTITDVEKKRTLIETLLSLRESEPELCSDDVIKSLVLIMFVAGTDTSLTTMEWAMSLLLNHPDALQKFKAEIDSQVGHGRLLNDSDLPKLPYLRCVINEALRLYPAVPLLLPHFSSKDSTLGGFQIPGGTILLVNAWGIHRDPKLWEEPDRFKPERFEAFDRERERFKFIPFGTGRRACPGAGMGVRTMSLALGALIQCFDWERVGKERVDMSPGLGFLLSKAEPLEAVCSPRQSMTTILSQL encoded by the exons ATGGAGAACTTCTACTGTTACCTTGCTTTCTTCCTCTCTGTTGTTTTTTTCATCATCAAACTTCTACACTCACACAACCAAAAATTACCGCCGACTCCATTTGCTCTGCCAATAATCGGACATGCCCACCTCCTTAAACAACCTCTCTACCGAACACTAGAGACCCTGTCATCGCAGTATGGTCCAATGCTTTACCTTAAATTTGGTTCCCGGTCTATCCTCGTACTATCTTCTCCTTCCCTTGTTGAAGAATGCTTCACCAAGAATGACGTAATATTTGCAAATCGCCCCCGCACAATGGCCGGAGATCATTTCACTTACAACTTAACTTCTCCTGTCTGGGCTCCATATGGCCACCTGTGGCGAAACCTCCGCCGCATCTTGGCCGTTGAGATCTTCTCCCAGATCAACCTCCAGAGGTCTTCCATCGTCCGACAAGAAGAAGTTCACTCCCTTCTCCGCCAAATATTCAAAGTCTCAAACAGAGGACCCCAAAGGTTGGAGTTAAGGTATTTGTTCTCACTCTTGATGTTCAATATAGTGATGAGAATGGTTGCTGGCAAGCCCTGTGTCGGAGAGGAGGAGGCGGCGGCAAGCATGGATGTGGGAAAGCAACATCTCAAAGAATTCAGGGAGACTTACGCTGCTAACTTGTCTATGAATATATGTGATTTCTTTCCGATTTTGAGGTGGGTTGGTTACAAAGGGTTGGAGAAGAGTATGATCAGGCTGCAGAAGAAGAGAGACAAATTTTTCAGGGTTTTGATAGAAGAGATTAAGCAAAAGAAAGCTAGTTCCTTGAATACCACTACTATAACGGACGTGGAAAAGAAGAGAACGCTGATTGAAACTCTTTTGTCTCTTCGTGAATCAGAACCTGAACTATGTTCAGATGATGTCATAAAAAGCCTCGTTTTG aTTATGTTTGTTGCGGGAACAGATACATCATTAACAACCATGGAATGGGCAATGTCACTGCTTCTGAATCATCCAGATGCATTGCAGAAGTTTAAAGCAGAGATCGACAGCCAGGTTGGACATGGGCGCTTGCTAAATGACTCTGATCTTCCCAAGCTTCCCTATCTTCGCTGTGTCATCAATGAGGCACTTAGACTATATCCTGCAGTGCCACTTTTGTTACCTCACTTTTCCTCAAAAGACTCCACTTTGGGGGGGTTTCAGATACCAGGAGGGACGATTTTGTTGGTGAATGCATGGGGCATTCATAGGGACCCCAAGCTGTGGGAGGAGCCCGACAGGTTCAAGCCAGAGAGATTCGAAGCATtcgacagagaaagagagaggttcAAATTCATTCCGTTTGGAACAGGGAGGAGGGCATGCCCCGGCGCCGGCATGGGCGTGCGGACAATGTCATTGGCATTGGGTGCACTCATTCAGTGCTTTGATTGGGAAAGGGTTGGAAAGGAGAGGGTGGACATGAGCCCAGGTTTAGGATTTCTTCTGTCAAAGGCTGAGCCTTTGGAGGCTGTTTGTAGTCCACGCCAATCCATGACTACCATCCTCTCTCAACTTTGA